One genomic segment of Ricinus communis isolate WT05 ecotype wild-type chromosome 5, ASM1957865v1, whole genome shotgun sequence includes these proteins:
- the LOC8276010 gene encoding uncharacterized protein LOC8276010, with protein MEALYAKLYNKYDALKKKRISELDEISKDQEVNFLNYVSAAEELIQHLKNENNSLSAQVSELRSKVASISSTKDEECARYQKQLMEESQKNKVLYEEVERLQKLQEQFSFSSKHGTDDNKQLKMLQIAHVTSGEVISESTRRMTIKRSREASAEKEGFITPDRSNQDDLLVRESAKDPSAVRRRSGEAGVESDDFISPDQSNRDDVSLRVSANDPSRLTVSSGDLGNEQEPACCGRTVGRSGGGGFVTDNGSTNCQFQALIECLLGMKLSTANQTEEICVSALHQSSGYSFSLTWVKKAAGQEPELLYRPSTLGTFERVAPEWMRSVIKFSTSMCPIFFERVASVIKMHC; from the exons ATGGAAGCTCTATACGCAAAACtctataataaatatgatgcTCTAAAG AAAAAGAGGATTTCTGAACTGGATGAAATCAGTAAAGATCAAGAAGTTAACTTTTTGAATTACGTGTCTG CTGCAGAAGAGCTTATTCAACActtgaaaaatgaaaacaacagCTTGAGTGCACAAGTTAGTGAATTGAGAAGCAAAGTTGCTTCAATCAG TTCTACCAAGGATGAAGAATGTGCACGATATCAAAAGCAGCTAATGGAAGAGAGCCAGAAGA ATAAGGTGCTTTATGAAGAAGTTGAGAGGCTTCAGAAACTTCAAGAGCAATTTTCCTTCAGTTCAAAGCATGGCACAGACGATAATAAACAGCTGAAGATGCTTCAAATTGCTCACGTTACATCAGGTGAGGTGATCAGTGAGTCAACAAGAAGAATGACAATAAAGCGCAGCCGAGAAGCTAGTGCTGAGAAGGAAGGCTTTATTACTCCTGATCGAAGCAATCAAGATGACTTGTTGGTAAGAGAATCAGCTAAGGACCCATCTGCAGTTAGAAGACGCAGCGGAGAAGCTGGAGTTGAGAGTGATGACTTTATCTCTCCTGATCAAAGCAATCGAGATGATGTTTCATTGAGAGTATCAGCAAATGATCCATCCAGGTTAACTGTGTCTAGTGGGGATCTTGGAAATGAGCAGGAG CCTGCATGCTGTGGAAGAACTGTTGGCAGATCAG GTGGTGGTGGTTTTGTGACTGACAATGGTTCTACCAACTGCCAGTTTCAAGCACTTATTGAATGTTTATTAGGCATGAAATTATCTACTGCTAATCAAACTGAAGAGATATGTGTTTCAGCTCTGCATCAATCAAGtg GTTACTCGTTTAGTCTAACATGGGTGAAGAAAGCTGCTGGACAAGAACCTGAGTTGCTATATCGTCCGTCAACCTTAGGGACATTCGAGAGGGTAGCGCCAGAGTGGATGAGATCAGTCATAAAGTTTAGCACCAGCATGTGTCCTATCTTCTTCGAAAGGGTTGCCAGTGTTATCAAGATGCATTGCTGA
- the LOC8276009 gene encoding F-box protein At3g07870: MASNSGKEETSRNPGSESFEKLPQEIYFDILSRQPIVSLLECKPVSRHWYTSVRNPLLANMHLNRAAEQNLCLLFFSDWPRSKLELVQVEHPEPRKLKTLKTPFESVLSEFEVVGSCNGLICLYDYFSDDPLYIYNPFTIECRELPRVEASPHSVICRVVFGFGFHPKMEEYKVIKIVYYKQGNNDFSGGAPEAFVLTANTPTWRNIGKIGYDLNGPTSEALVNEKLHWLTFCLVHEEVKYREIVSFDLETEQFQDVPRPGCGGLDQINYHLVTLRGCLSAIVSCNEGSNEIWMMKIYNVKASWRKEMIVRNYVPQGLRLNTVPPARRRKNGYQGRRFRVLCDLKNGELLLLYGCRCIVSYNPETGEFKELNFQGLPLEFLAFVHSGSLISVNTVFGMEME, encoded by the coding sequence ATGGCTTCAAACAGTGGGAAAGAAGAAACCAGTAGAAACCCGGGTAGTGAATCCTTCGAGAAACTTCCACAGGAAATTTACTTTGATATACTCTCAAGACAACCTATTGTTTCTCTTCTAGAATGCAAACCCGTGTCTCGACATTGGTATACTTCAGTGAGGAACCCATTGCTTGCTAATATGCATCTGAACCGCGCAGCTGAGCAGAATCTATGTCTCTTATTCTTCTCCGACTGGCCAAGAAGCAAGCTTGAACTTGTACAAGTGGAGCATCCAGAgccaagaaaattaaaaacactCAAGACCCCATTTGAGTCCGTCCTATCCGAGTTTGAAGTTGTGGGGTCTTGTAATGGATTAATATGTTTATACGATTACTTTTCTGATGATCCACTTTACATATACAATCCCTTTACTATTGAATGTAGGGAGTTACCTAGAGTTGAAGCTTCTCCACATTCAGTCATTTGCAGAGTGGTTTTCGGGTTTGGATTTCATCCAAAAATGGAGGAGTACaaggtgataaaaatagtttattacAAACAGGGAAACAATGATTTTTCTGGTGGAGCACCTGAGGCTTTTGTGCTTACTGCTAACACTCCTACATGGAGAAACATTGGTAAAATAGGTTATGATCTTAATGGTCCAACATCAGAGGCGTTAGTGAATGAAAAACTTCATTGGCTAACATTTTGCCTTGTGCATGAAGAGGTGAAATATAGAGAGATTGTTTCATTTGACCTAGAAACCGAGCAATTCCAGGACGTTCCACGGCCAGGTTGTGGAGGTCTTGATCAAATCAATTATCATCTAGTAACATTAAGAGGTTGCCTGTCCGCAATTGTTTCATGTAATGAAGGATCAAATGAGATATGGAtgatgaaaatttataatgtgAAGGCATCTTGGAGGAAGGAAATGATCGTTCGAAATTATGTGCCTCAAGGGTTGAGATTGAACACGGTTCCTCCTGctagaagaaggaagaatGGTTATCAGGGAAGGCGATTTCGAGTTTTATGTGATTTGAAAAATGGGGAACTCCTGCTGTTGTATGGGTGCAGATGCATCGTCTCTTACAACCCAGAAACTGGAGAATTCAAGGAGCTGAACTTCCAGGGACTTCCACTTGAATTCTTAGCCTTTGTTCATTCGGGCAGCCTCATTTCAGTTAATACAGTTTTTGGCATGGAAATGGAATAG